The Stenotrophomonas rhizophila genome has a window encoding:
- a CDS encoding BLUF domain-containing protein, whose product MPLHAIAYWSQVVPDLTLDKVDHLARDAMVHNLIMDVTGVLLTDGNRFLQYLEGPETAVKQNYRRITNARSHTRMVELGRSTGRQRRFPSWPLRWLLVEPEDIRLAIVSDWRGLAHRKEVDVFQVRAGIERLTQLIDPFLGIEIPDFGDPV is encoded by the coding sequence ATGCCTCTACACGCCATTGCCTATTGGAGCCAAGTCGTACCCGACCTCACTCTTGACAAGGTGGATCACCTCGCCCGGGATGCCATGGTGCATAACCTGATCATGGACGTCACCGGAGTCCTGCTGACCGACGGAAACCGGTTCCTGCAGTACCTTGAGGGTCCCGAAACGGCGGTAAAGCAAAACTACAGGCGAATCACTAACGCCCGAAGCCATACCAGAATGGTGGAGCTGGGACGCAGCACGGGGAGGCAGAGGCGGTTCCCATCCTGGCCCCTGCGTTGGCTCCTGGTTGAGCCCGAAGATATCAGGCTTGCCATCGTCAGCGATTGGCGGGGCTTGGCCCATCGGAAGGAAGTTGATGTGTTCCAAGTACGCGCCGGCATAGAGCGCCTCACCCAACTGATTGATCCCTTTCTGGGGATTGAAATACCTGATTTCGGCGATCCTGTTTGA
- a CDS encoding DUF1622 domain-containing protein → MRAAAILDAGSSVGQCVMPSQEDAIQWVEWSALGIELVAIGLIVATILVSTVVYLLALAVQHKDRADSYERYRRRLGRALLLGLEILVAADIVRTVALDSTLNAILSLGLLVIIRTFLSWSVVLEVEGFWPWKRPPERVLPANEE, encoded by the coding sequence ATGCGCGCTGCCGCGATTCTTGATGCAGGCTCCAGCGTCGGACAGTGCGTCATGCCCAGTCAAGAAGACGCCATACAATGGGTTGAATGGTCTGCGCTTGGCATCGAGCTGGTGGCGATCGGCCTGATTGTCGCCACCATCCTGGTCTCGACGGTGGTTTACCTGCTGGCACTGGCCGTGCAGCACAAGGACCGGGCGGACAGCTATGAGCGCTACCGGCGTCGACTGGGCCGCGCACTGCTGCTGGGCCTGGAAATTCTGGTGGCCGCCGACATCGTCCGTACGGTGGCGTTGGACAGCACCCTGAATGCGATTCTGTCGCTCGGACTGCTGGTCATCATCCGCACCTTCCTGAGCTGGTCCGTGGTGCTGGAAGTGGAGGGGTTCTGGCCCTGGAAGCGACCACCCGAGCGGGTACTGCCAGCCAATGAGGAGTAG
- a CDS encoding ParB/RepB/Spo0J family partition protein has product MKNSPPSNHSTSSEVVMLAIDDIAIANPRARNDRAHKAIVRSIEQIGLKRPITVRRRPESPNGQPYALVCGQGRMEACRLLGHRQIAAFVIDVDESTAHVMSIVENVARRTPRAAETLEHVRLLRERGYSDSQVAEKLGCSPSWVNNVTTLLQKGEKRLLAAAEAGHIPIHLAVGIARATDVETQQLLQDAYEKGDLRGKQIFRIRQILEHRNRSGKQAKNDFVKGAPRKPMGREELAKLYKRDVEAHQRIQMKSEYVQQSLLVARQVFKELYADEEFVALLQAQKLTTVPRPLADLVPAKGARR; this is encoded by the coding sequence ATGAAGAACTCCCCTCCGTCCAATCACTCGACTTCATCGGAAGTTGTGATGTTGGCAATCGACGATATCGCAATCGCGAATCCGCGCGCCCGCAACGATCGTGCACATAAGGCTATCGTTCGGAGCATCGAGCAGATTGGCCTTAAGCGGCCGATCACCGTCCGCCGCAGGCCAGAGAGCCCAAACGGCCAACCCTACGCGCTGGTTTGCGGTCAGGGGCGCATGGAAGCCTGCCGACTTCTAGGGCATCGGCAAATCGCGGCCTTCGTCATCGATGTGGATGAAAGCACCGCGCACGTCATGAGCATCGTGGAAAATGTAGCCCGGAGGACTCCCCGCGCCGCGGAAACCTTAGAGCATGTGCGCCTCCTCCGGGAGCGTGGTTACTCGGATTCCCAGGTCGCTGAGAAGTTGGGATGCTCACCATCCTGGGTCAACAATGTGACCACGCTCCTGCAGAAGGGAGAGAAGCGCCTGCTCGCTGCTGCCGAAGCCGGGCACATACCGATTCACTTGGCTGTAGGCATCGCTCGAGCGACCGATGTTGAGACACAGCAGCTTCTTCAAGACGCCTATGAAAAAGGCGACCTCCGAGGGAAGCAAATTTTCCGCATTCGCCAGATCTTAGAGCATCGGAACCGGAGCGGTAAGCAGGCCAAGAATGACTTTGTGAAGGGTGCTCCGCGTAAGCCCATGGGTCGCGAGGAGCTTGCCAAGCTCTACAAGCGAGACGTGGAAGCCCACCAACGCATCCAGATGAAGTCCGAGTATGTGCAGCAATCGCTGCTCGTTGCCAGGCAAGTGTTTAAGGAGCTGTATGCCGACGAGGAGTTCGTCGCGCTTCTTCAGGCGCAGAAGTTAACGACGGTGCCCCGCCCTCTCGCGGACCTCGTCCCTGCAAAGGGAGCCCGCCGATGA
- a CDS encoding arylsulfatase, with product MDTTTKPNIVMIMADDVGIWNVSAYHRGMMGGNTPNIDRLAGEGALFTDYYGQQSCTAGRAAFITGQTPFRTGLLKVGLPAAKQGLQATDPTIAEILKPLGYATAQIGKNHLGDRNEYLPTVHGFDEFHGILYHLNAMEEPYDPEYPKEASFREKFGPRNIIHSVAAEEDDATEDPRWGRIGRQKISDAGPLPPHPGMDAAAQVSMEDIDADLVKRSCEFIERSVSAGQPFFLWHNSTRCHSWTHLSKEWDGKTGFGLFADAMAELDWIVGELLAKLDALGVADNTVVLFTSDNGAEIFSWPDGGNHPFRGEKGTVYEGGFRVPMLARWPGVIPPGVIINEIMSAEDWMPTLVAAAGEPELKEKLLKGYQAGTTTFRNHLDGYNFKPFFEGTVSQSPRREFFYFSDNADLMAVRYNQWKITFKTIVGNLFSGKEDSTNVPLVTNLRVDPWERYQTESTSYGQWWGEKLWVMMPATGVVGAFLATFKDYPPSQVSGSLSVDKALQALEEGGRKN from the coding sequence ATGGATACCACCACCAAGCCGAACATCGTCATGATCATGGCCGATGATGTCGGCATCTGGAACGTCAGTGCTTATCATCGAGGCATGATGGGCGGTAATACGCCGAACATCGACAGATTGGCCGGTGAAGGTGCGCTGTTCACTGATTACTATGGGCAACAGTCCTGCACAGCCGGACGCGCAGCCTTCATCACCGGGCAGACACCCTTCCGTACCGGCTTGCTCAAAGTGGGCCTGCCTGCCGCCAAGCAGGGGCTGCAGGCTACCGATCCTACCATTGCTGAGATCCTCAAGCCGTTGGGCTATGCGACGGCGCAGATCGGCAAGAACCATCTCGGTGATCGCAATGAATACCTGCCCACGGTGCACGGTTTCGATGAGTTCCACGGAATTCTCTACCACCTCAACGCGATGGAGGAGCCCTATGATCCGGAGTATCCGAAGGAGGCCAGCTTCCGCGAGAAGTTCGGGCCCCGCAACATCATTCACAGCGTAGCGGCCGAAGAGGACGACGCCACCGAAGATCCGCGCTGGGGGCGAATCGGTAGGCAGAAGATCAGCGATGCAGGACCCCTGCCACCGCATCCAGGCATGGATGCGGCTGCCCAAGTGAGCATGGAGGATATCGACGCTGACCTGGTCAAGCGGTCCTGCGAATTCATCGAGCGCTCCGTCAGCGCGGGCCAGCCGTTCTTCCTCTGGCATAACTCCACGCGGTGCCATTCCTGGACGCATCTGTCCAAGGAATGGGACGGGAAGACCGGGTTCGGCCTGTTTGCGGACGCCATGGCCGAACTTGACTGGATCGTGGGGGAATTACTGGCCAAACTGGACGCGCTAGGCGTCGCCGACAACACGGTGGTGCTGTTCACCAGCGACAACGGTGCCGAGATCTTCAGCTGGCCCGACGGAGGCAATCATCCCTTCCGGGGCGAAAAGGGCACCGTGTACGAGGGCGGCTTCCGCGTGCCGATGCTGGCGCGCTGGCCCGGCGTGATCCCCCCCGGGGTCATCATCAACGAGATCATGTCTGCCGAAGACTGGATGCCGACGCTGGTAGCGGCCGCTGGCGAGCCGGAACTCAAGGAAAAATTGCTTAAGGGCTACCAAGCAGGCACTACGACCTTCAGGAACCATCTTGACGGTTACAACTTCAAGCCTTTCTTTGAGGGAACGGTATCGCAGAGCCCGCGTCGCGAATTCTTCTACTTCAGCGACAACGCCGATCTGATGGCGGTGCGTTACAACCAGTGGAAGATCACCTTCAAGACCATCGTAGGCAACCTGTTCAGTGGCAAGGAAGATTCAACCAACGTGCCACTGGTAACTAACCTGCGGGTTGATCCGTGGGAGCGCTACCAGACCGAGTCCACGTCCTACGGCCAGTGGTGGGGCGAAAAGCTGTGGGTGATGATGCCCGCCACGGGCGTCGTCGGTGCGTTTCTAGCCACCTTCAAGGACTATCCGCCCAGCCAGGTGTCCGGATCGCTCAGCGTGGATAAGGCCCTGCAAGCGTTAGAAGAAGGGGGCAGAAAGAACTGA
- a CDS encoding bile acid:sodium symporter family protein, which translates to MNTQTLILHCLQASILGTVFSYGLQAAVSDALFLVRHPGLLLRSVLAIFIIMPLVAIAMVDVFALPRATEIALVVLALAPIPPLLPKKESKAGGEGAYALGLMVVMGMLAILLVPLLAWMLGAYFDRDFGMPPTSIARIILVMIVLPLLAGMLVRIVAPALARKLARPIELASLVPLLAAAAPVLFAAVPIVVNLLHSGTLLAIVAFIMIGLAVGQLLAGAVAQRQTVLALSTASRHPAIALAIAKTNFPDEPFLAATIVLYLLMVTLLAIPYIKWRRRMESPASGRSA; encoded by the coding sequence ATGAACACCCAGACGCTGATCCTGCATTGCCTGCAGGCGAGCATCCTCGGCACGGTATTTTCGTACGGCCTGCAGGCAGCCGTTTCGGATGCGCTGTTCCTGGTGCGCCACCCCGGTCTGCTGCTGCGCTCGGTGCTCGCCATCTTCATCATCATGCCGCTGGTAGCCATCGCGATGGTGGACGTATTCGCGCTGCCCCGTGCAACGGAGATCGCGCTGGTGGTTCTGGCATTGGCGCCGATTCCGCCGCTGCTCCCCAAAAAAGAAAGCAAAGCCGGTGGCGAGGGCGCCTATGCGTTGGGCTTGATGGTGGTCATGGGCATGCTGGCGATCCTGCTGGTGCCGCTGCTGGCGTGGATGCTCGGGGCGTACTTCGACCGCGATTTCGGCATGCCGCCGACGTCGATTGCCAGGATCATCCTCGTGATGATCGTGCTGCCGCTGCTGGCGGGCATGCTGGTCCGGATCGTGGCGCCGGCGCTTGCCAGGAAGTTGGCCCGGCCCATCGAGCTGGCATCGCTGGTGCCGCTGCTGGCCGCCGCGGCGCCCGTCCTGTTCGCTGCGGTGCCGATCGTGGTCAACCTGCTGCACAGCGGCACCCTGCTGGCCATCGTGGCATTCATCATGATCGGCCTGGCCGTGGGGCAGCTGCTGGCCGGGGCGGTAGCGCAGCGCCAGACCGTGCTGGCCCTGTCCACGGCCAGTCGCCATCCCGCGATTGCGCTGGCTATTGCCAAGACCAATTTTCCTGACGAGCCGTTCCTGGCCGCCACGATCGTGCTGTACCTGCTGATGGTGACCTTGCTGGCCATCCCTTACATCAAGTGGCGTCGCCGTATGGAATCGCCCGCCTCGGGACGCAGCGCTTAA
- a CDS encoding recombinase family protein has protein sequence MSTEHQRYSTENQSSAIAEYAKAHGIEIVRTYEDAGKSGLTLKGRPGLQRLLDDVQGPGRDFELVLVYDVSRWGRFPDPDEAASYVHACKKRGVAIVYCAEPFQNDGSLPSAIMIGLKRGMAAEYSRELSVKVFRGACTIVHHGYRQGGTAGYGLRRQLLDEQRQPKGLLARGQHKSIQTDRVILVPGPLEELSVVRRIYDLFLRGNPERVIAAILNRENVATETGRPWSRGVVHQILTNEKYIGNNVYNRTSFKLKAQHVKNPPEEWVRKADAFPALVPIETFFQVREIIAQRSSHYEDDQLLGMLRQLLAKHGALSGLMIDEEEALPSSSAFRSRFGSLLRAYRLVGYTPARDYAYLEINRALRKMHPTIVENMSRQIEAAGGHVQPHGNTGLLLVNGEFTASLVVAPCKPTPAGSMRWRMRFENGLQPDVTLVTRLCADNRVPYDYYVFPSLDFSQSDQPRLDNNGLWLDLYRTDDLHNFYHLAGRAPLKESA, from the coding sequence ATGTCGACCGAGCACCAACGCTACTCGACTGAGAACCAATCTTCGGCCATCGCCGAATACGCGAAGGCGCACGGCATTGAAATCGTTCGGACCTACGAAGACGCTGGCAAGAGCGGCCTAACCCTGAAGGGCAGGCCCGGCCTGCAACGGCTACTGGACGATGTCCAAGGACCCGGCCGCGATTTTGAACTCGTCTTGGTCTACGACGTGAGCCGCTGGGGGAGGTTTCCTGATCCGGATGAAGCAGCGAGCTACGTCCACGCATGCAAAAAGCGGGGCGTAGCGATCGTCTACTGCGCCGAGCCCTTCCAGAACGACGGCTCCCTGCCCTCTGCCATCATGATCGGCCTCAAGCGGGGCATGGCGGCCGAATACAGCCGAGAGCTTTCGGTGAAAGTGTTCCGCGGTGCCTGCACGATAGTCCATCACGGGTATCGCCAGGGCGGGACAGCCGGCTACGGCCTAAGGCGCCAACTGCTGGACGAACAGCGCCAGCCCAAAGGACTTTTGGCCCGGGGTCAGCATAAGAGCATCCAAACCGACCGGGTCATCCTTGTGCCGGGGCCCCTGGAAGAGCTCTCTGTCGTCCGCCGCATATACGACCTGTTCCTCAGAGGCAATCCGGAGCGTGTCATTGCGGCCATCCTCAACCGGGAGAACGTTGCAACGGAAACCGGAAGGCCTTGGTCCCGTGGCGTCGTTCACCAGATCCTGACTAACGAAAAATACATCGGCAACAACGTCTACAACCGGACTTCTTTCAAGCTAAAAGCCCAACATGTGAAGAACCCACCAGAGGAATGGGTGCGGAAAGCTGACGCCTTCCCAGCCCTCGTTCCGATCGAGACGTTTTTCCAGGTCCGGGAGATCATCGCCCAGCGCTCCTCGCACTACGAAGACGACCAGCTCTTAGGGATGCTTCGGCAGCTACTGGCTAAGCACGGCGCACTGTCTGGGTTGATGATCGACGAAGAGGAAGCCCTCCCGTCTAGCTCGGCATTCCGCTCCCGCTTCGGCAGCCTTTTGCGCGCCTACAGATTGGTTGGCTATACGCCCGCCCGAGACTACGCCTACTTAGAGATCAATCGTGCTCTGCGGAAGATGCACCCAACTATAGTTGAGAACATGAGCCGGCAGATCGAAGCGGCTGGCGGGCACGTGCAGCCCCATGGCAATACAGGCCTGCTGCTGGTCAACGGCGAGTTCACCGCATCACTCGTAGTCGCTCCATGCAAGCCAACCCCGGCAGGCTCAATGCGCTGGCGGATGAGGTTCGAGAACGGCCTCCAGCCCGACGTAACCCTCGTCACCCGACTGTGCGCTGACAACCGAGTCCCTTACGACTATTACGTCTTCCCTTCCCTGGATTTTAGTCAGTCAGATCAGCCGAGGCTGGACAACAACGGGCTGTGGCTGGACCTGTATCGCACGGACGATCTCCACAACTTTTATCACCTGGCCGGCCGAGCGCCGCTGAAGGAGAGCGCATGA
- a CDS encoding plasmid partitioning protein RepB C-terminal domain-containing protein, with protein MSAKGTGLRLAFEKNCVDVDLSLLRAAIALPGGAKASVKYRQIVKSIETIGIVEPIIVTTDRDQPGRFLVLDGHMRLEALRDLGVTKALCLISTDDEGYTYNKRVNSLSVIQAHKMILKAAEGGVSVAQLAEALDLSVNTIRAKFRLLDGICPEAIVLLAEKPATSGMFNVLRQMKPMRQIDVAQTMVNLNTYSTRLAVALLRNSSPDQLVPEAAQRKTDATPSEALKRLEQELAALQADTETLQEGFGPASLQLEIIKTHVGSSLLNNPAVVRWLAKRRPDHLQQLQKLSEIKNLPG; from the coding sequence ATGAGCGCCAAGGGGACAGGGTTGCGATTAGCGTTCGAGAAGAACTGCGTCGACGTGGACCTTTCGTTGCTCAGGGCGGCCATCGCGCTACCTGGCGGTGCCAAGGCCTCCGTGAAGTATCGTCAAATCGTAAAGTCCATCGAGACCATCGGCATTGTTGAGCCAATCATCGTCACCACGGACCGTGACCAGCCCGGCCGCTTTCTTGTCCTGGATGGCCATATGCGGCTTGAGGCACTCAGAGATCTAGGGGTAACGAAGGCACTGTGCCTCATCTCCACGGACGACGAGGGCTACACCTACAACAAGCGGGTCAATAGCCTATCGGTGATCCAGGCGCACAAGATGATCCTGAAGGCCGCCGAGGGCGGGGTGTCGGTTGCCCAGCTCGCCGAGGCGTTGGACCTGTCAGTCAACACCATCCGGGCCAAGTTCAGGCTCCTCGACGGCATCTGCCCTGAAGCCATTGTCCTGTTGGCGGAGAAGCCGGCAACCTCAGGGATGTTCAACGTGCTTCGACAAATGAAGCCGATGCGGCAGATCGATGTGGCGCAAACCATGGTGAATCTCAACACCTACTCGACTCGACTGGCAGTGGCCCTCCTGCGCAACAGCTCCCCAGACCAGCTGGTTCCGGAAGCCGCCCAAAGAAAGACAGATGCCACACCAAGTGAGGCACTGAAGCGCCTGGAACAAGAGCTGGCCGCATTGCAGGCAGATACCGAGACGCTACAGGAGGGATTTGGCCCGGCAAGCCTCCAACTGGAAATAATCAAAACCCACGTCGGAAGCTCCTTGCTTAACAACCCGGCGGTTGTTAGGTGGCTGGCCAAGCGACGCCCCGACCACCTTCAGCAGTTACAAAAGCTCTCTGAAATCAAAAATTTGCCAGGATAG